One genomic window of Marinobacter adhaerens HP15 includes the following:
- the ribF gene encoding bifunctional riboflavin kinase/FAD synthetase — MRLIRGLTNLKMLSRREDSPLANGCVATIGNFDGVHLGHKTIIDQVKSKAKALGVPSVVMIFEPQPREFFQGREAPPRLMGFRQKFEALLAEGIDIVLCLRFNQAFRSYSAMGFIDDVLIHGLAVRHLVVGDDFRFGCDRAGDFALLEKVGYDAGFSVENTLTVTVDGERVSSTRVRDLLTVNGLEKAESLLGHPYRIRGRVVYGRQLGRQIGAPTANILLHRTPALRGVYVVAATLDDGARFDGVANIGVRPTVDGKRPSLEVHLFDFAGTLYGQHLEVVFRHGLRDEEKFGSVDELKDQIARDFDHARAWIAENGSVKSAD; from the coding sequence ATGCGTCTGATCCGGGGCCTGACCAACCTGAAAATGCTTTCCCGTCGGGAGGATTCACCGCTCGCCAACGGGTGTGTCGCCACCATCGGTAACTTCGACGGTGTGCACCTTGGGCACAAGACCATTATTGATCAGGTCAAAAGCAAGGCCAAGGCTCTGGGCGTGCCCTCGGTGGTGATGATTTTCGAGCCCCAACCCCGGGAGTTTTTTCAGGGCAGGGAGGCGCCGCCGAGGCTGATGGGATTTCGTCAGAAGTTCGAGGCCCTGCTGGCGGAAGGCATCGATATTGTGCTGTGCCTGCGCTTCAACCAGGCGTTCCGTAGTTATTCGGCCATGGGCTTTATCGACGATGTTCTGATCCATGGATTGGCCGTTCGTCACCTGGTGGTCGGCGATGATTTCCGTTTTGGCTGTGATCGGGCGGGCGATTTCGCGCTTCTCGAGAAAGTTGGATACGACGCCGGATTTTCCGTCGAGAATACCCTGACAGTAACCGTCGACGGCGAGCGAGTAAGCAGCACACGTGTCAGGGATTTACTCACGGTGAATGGGCTCGAGAAAGCCGAATCGCTGCTGGGCCACCCCTACCGAATCCGGGGGAGGGTCGTGTATGGCCGCCAACTGGGGCGCCAGATTGGTGCGCCAACCGCGAATATTCTGTTACATCGGACACCCGCCCTGCGCGGTGTCTATGTGGTTGCCGCCACCCTGGACGACGGCGCCCGATTCGATGGCGTTGCCAATATTGGTGTACGTCCGACTGTTGACGGCAAGCGGCCCTCACTGGAAGTGCACCTGTTTGACTTTGCTGGCACACTTTATGGCCAGCACCTGGAGGTTGTGTTCCGGCATGGCCTGCGGGACGAGGAAAAATTCGGTTCTGTGGACGAGCTGAAAGATCAGATTGCCCGGGATTTTGACCATGCCCGAGCGTGGATTGCCGAAAACGGCTCTGTGAAAAGCGCGGATTGA
- the ileS gene encoding isoleucine--tRNA ligase yields the protein MSDYKHTLNLPETAFPMRGNLAKREPEMLKRWQDLDVYGNLRKQREGREKFILHDGPPYANGSIHIGHAVNKILKDMIVKSRSFMGYDAPYVPGWDCHGLPIEHKVEQEIGKAGVKVDYKTFRQACRDYATKQIAGQKTDFIRLGVMGEWDKPYLTMDPKVEAGIVRALGKIVAKGHLVRGYKPVYWSVVGQSALAEAEVEYQDKTSTQIDVRFTAVDQAKALSLFGTDNGNGDVSVVIWTTTPWTIPANQAVSLNADLDYALVQTDVGHGPERMILAADMVDGIMARWQVESYEVLATCAGAALENLVLQHPIYDKQVPVILGDHVSTDAGTGAVHTAPDHGMEDFEVGKAYNIGTINLVQADGTYTSAAGELAGVHVYKADEPVCSALEREGKLVRSEKFRHSYPHCWRTKTPLIYRATPQWFISMDKENLRADALEAIQGVRWVPSWGKNRIEAMFNQSPDWCISRQRTWGVPITLFIHKETQELHPDTQNLIEQVAKQIEEGGIDAWYELDASSLLGSDAEQYEKVTDTLDVWFDSGVTHESVLRVREELGQFPADMYLEGSDQHRGWFQSSLKTSIAMNGVAPYRQVLTHGFTVDGKGHKMSKSLGNVIAPQEVMNELGADILRLWVAATDYSGEMTVSKDILRQTADGYRRIRNTSRFLLSNLTGFDPEQHMVAPEDMIALDRWMVDRALQLQEELDEDYGNYAFLRIYQKVYNFCEATLGGFYLDIIKDRQYTTQADSLARRSCQTALYHVAEALVRWIAPILSFTADEIWQHLPGKRSDTVFYETWYEGLTALPDNAELGRDYWREMYSVKEAVNKCLEEARARGEIKGSLSAEVTLFCEGDLAADLKHLGEELRFVLITSEASVKPVSEAGDAEMTSHEGLRVKVTPAAHTKCERCWHHREDVGRNAKYDDLCGRCVTNVEGPGEARAYA from the coding sequence ATGAGCGACTACAAGCACACCCTGAATCTGCCGGAAACCGCCTTCCCCATGCGCGGCAACCTGGCCAAGCGCGAGCCGGAAATGCTCAAGCGCTGGCAGGATCTCGACGTCTACGGCAACCTGCGCAAGCAGCGTGAAGGGCGGGAAAAGTTCATCCTTCATGATGGCCCTCCTTACGCCAACGGCAGCATTCACATTGGTCACGCGGTCAACAAGATTCTCAAGGACATGATCGTCAAGTCCCGCAGCTTCATGGGCTATGATGCGCCTTACGTGCCGGGCTGGGACTGTCATGGTCTGCCGATCGAGCACAAGGTGGAGCAGGAGATTGGCAAAGCCGGTGTGAAGGTGGATTACAAGACCTTCCGCCAGGCCTGTCGCGACTACGCCACCAAGCAGATTGCCGGTCAGAAAACCGATTTCATCCGCCTGGGCGTAATGGGGGAGTGGGATAAACCCTACCTGACCATGGATCCCAAAGTTGAGGCGGGTATTGTTCGTGCCCTGGGCAAGATTGTCGCCAAGGGCCACCTCGTGCGTGGTTACAAGCCGGTTTACTGGAGTGTGGTGGGTCAGTCCGCACTGGCAGAGGCCGAGGTTGAATACCAGGACAAGACCTCGACCCAGATCGATGTGCGCTTCACCGCGGTTGACCAGGCAAAAGCCCTGTCACTGTTCGGCACCGATAATGGCAATGGCGATGTGTCCGTGGTTATCTGGACCACCACGCCCTGGACCATTCCCGCTAACCAGGCCGTTTCCCTTAATGCCGATCTGGACTATGCATTGGTACAGACCGATGTCGGGCACGGCCCGGAGCGGATGATCCTGGCTGCCGACATGGTCGATGGCATCATGGCCCGCTGGCAAGTTGAGAGCTACGAAGTGCTGGCAACCTGCGCTGGCGCGGCTCTTGAGAATCTGGTTCTCCAGCACCCGATCTACGACAAGCAGGTGCCAGTGATCCTGGGTGATCACGTGTCCACCGACGCCGGTACCGGCGCCGTTCATACCGCGCCCGATCACGGTATGGAAGACTTTGAGGTAGGCAAGGCCTACAACATCGGCACCATCAATCTGGTTCAGGCGGATGGCACCTACACTTCGGCCGCCGGTGAGCTGGCCGGTGTACACGTTTACAAGGCCGATGAGCCGGTTTGCAGCGCCCTCGAGCGCGAGGGCAAGCTGGTCCGCTCCGAAAAGTTCCGTCACAGCTATCCCCACTGCTGGCGTACCAAGACCCCGCTGATTTACCGGGCCACACCCCAGTGGTTTATCAGCATGGATAAGGAAAACCTGCGCGCTGATGCCCTTGAAGCGATCCAGGGTGTACGTTGGGTGCCGTCCTGGGGTAAGAACCGTATCGAAGCCATGTTCAACCAGTCGCCGGACTGGTGCATCTCCCGTCAGCGGACCTGGGGCGTGCCAATCACCCTGTTTATCCACAAGGAAACCCAGGAGCTGCACCCGGACACCCAGAACCTGATTGAGCAGGTGGCCAAACAGATCGAAGAGGGTGGTATCGATGCCTGGTACGAGCTGGACGCGTCTTCCCTGCTGGGCAGTGATGCCGAGCAGTATGAGAAGGTAACGGATACCCTGGATGTCTGGTTCGATTCCGGTGTCACCCACGAGTCGGTCCTGCGGGTACGCGAGGAACTGGGCCAGTTCCCGGCGGATATGTACCTCGAAGGCTCAGACCAGCACCGTGGCTGGTTCCAGTCGTCCTTGAAAACCTCCATCGCCATGAATGGCGTGGCGCCTTACAGGCAGGTTCTGACCCATGGCTTTACCGTCGATGGCAAGGGCCACAAGATGTCCAAATCCCTGGGCAACGTCATTGCACCCCAGGAAGTCATGAACGAGCTGGGCGCCGACATCCTGCGCTTGTGGGTGGCCGCAACCGACTACAGCGGCGAAATGACCGTGTCCAAGGACATCCTGCGCCAGACCGCCGATGGTTACCGCCGGATCCGGAACACCTCCCGCTTCCTGCTGAGCAACCTGACCGGATTCGATCCGGAGCAGCATATGGTCGCGCCGGAAGACATGATCGCGCTGGATCGCTGGATGGTGGACCGTGCCCTGCAATTGCAGGAAGAGCTGGATGAGGACTATGGCAACTACGCCTTCCTGCGGATTTACCAGAAGGTGTACAACTTCTGTGAAGCCACCCTGGGCGGCTTCTATTTGGATATCATCAAGGATCGCCAGTACACCACCCAGGCCGACAGTCTGGCGCGTCGTTCCTGCCAGACAGCCCTGTACCACGTGGCCGAAGCCCTCGTTCGCTGGATCGCCCCGATTCTCAGCTTCACCGCTGATGAAATCTGGCAGCATCTGCCGGGTAAGCGCAGCGATACCGTGTTCTATGAAACCTGGTACGAAGGCCTCACCGCGTTGCCGGACAACGCAGAGCTTGGCCGCGACTACTGGCGCGAGATGTACAGTGTGAAAGAGGCCGTCAACAAGTGCCTTGAGGAAGCCCGGGCTCGGGGTGAAATCAAAGGTTCGCTCAGTGCCGAGGTGACTCTGTTCTGCGAAGGCGACCTGGCTGCCGATCTGAAGCACCTGGGTGAGGAGCTGCGGTTTGTTCTGATTACTTCCGAGGCCAGTGTCAAACCGGTTTCAGAAGCGGGCGATGCGGAAATGACCTCCCATGAAGGTCTCCGCGTGAAGGTGACGCCCGCCGCTCACACCAAGTGCGAGCGCTGCTGGCACCACCGGGAAGACGTCGGCCGTAATGCCAAGTACGACGATCTCTGTGGTCGCTGTGTGACCAACGTGGAAGGGCCCGGCGAAGCCCGCGCCTACGCCTGA
- the lspA gene encoding signal peptidase II: protein MDATMTEQVTGSKLKWLWLAVLVIALDLGTKAMATAILTYGDPVPVIPMFNLTLLHNTGAAFSFLAEAAGWQRWFFVTLALVVSVVLIYWLKNLQRHETWTAIAIVLILGGALGNVYDRVVHGYVVDFLHFYWQDWHFPAFNLADTAITIGAAMMILDMFRKPADSDGDAQRSE from the coding sequence ATGGACGCGACCATGACGGAGCAGGTCACCGGAAGCAAACTGAAGTGGCTTTGGCTGGCGGTACTGGTGATCGCTCTGGATCTCGGCACGAAGGCCATGGCCACGGCTATACTGACCTATGGCGACCCTGTGCCGGTTATACCCATGTTCAATCTGACGCTGCTTCACAACACCGGCGCAGCGTTCAGCTTCCTGGCCGAAGCTGCCGGCTGGCAACGCTGGTTCTTTGTAACCCTGGCGCTGGTGGTCAGCGTGGTACTGATCTACTGGCTGAAAAACCTCCAGCGTCATGAGACCTGGACTGCCATTGCCATCGTACTGATACTCGGCGGCGCCTTGGGCAACGTCTACGATCGGGTGGTGCACGGCTACGTGGTCGATTTCCTGCACTTTTACTGGCAGGACTGGCACTTCCCCGCCTTTAACCTGGCCGACACCGCGATCACCATCGGTGCCGCCATGATGATACTTGATATGTTCCGCAAACCCGCCGATTCGGATGGGGATGCGCAAAGGAGTGAGTAA
- the fkpB gene encoding FKBP-type peptidyl-prolyl cis-trans isomerase codes for MNELPVDKGTRVKLHFALKFPDGEVIDSTFEKEPASLEIGDDNLPENFEAYLMGMKAGDRDSFQVPPEKAFGQHNPNNVQTFKRHEFSPDMVLEPGVMISFADARQSELPGVVSRVEGDEVEVDFNHPLAGRTLTFEVEIIDVEPAGPAH; via the coding sequence ATGAATGAACTGCCTGTCGACAAGGGTACCCGGGTAAAACTGCACTTCGCCCTGAAGTTCCCGGATGGCGAAGTGATTGATTCGACCTTTGAGAAGGAGCCGGCCTCCCTGGAAATCGGCGATGACAACCTGCCGGAGAATTTCGAGGCCTACCTGATGGGTATGAAAGCTGGCGACAGAGACAGCTTCCAGGTGCCGCCCGAGAAAGCCTTTGGCCAGCACAACCCGAATAACGTACAGACGTTCAAGCGCCATGAGTTCAGCCCCGATATGGTGCTGGAACCCGGCGTAATGATTTCCTTTGCCGACGCGCGCCAGAGCGAGTTGCCCGGTGTTGTCAGCCGTGTAGAAGGTGACGAAGTTGAGGTGGATTTCAATCACCCCCTGGCAGGGCGTACACTGACGTTTGAAGTAGAAATCATCGACGTGGAACCGGCAGGCCCGGCCCACTAA
- the ispH gene encoding 4-hydroxy-3-methylbut-2-enyl diphosphate reductase — protein MQIRLANPRGFCAGVDRAIEIVNRALDVFGAPIYVRHEVVHNKFVVDNLRNRGAVFVDELDEVPDDKLVIFSAHGVSQAVQNEAARRGLKVFDATCPLVTKVHLEVMRYSRDGRECVLIGHHGHPEVEGTMGQYDHSNGGEIYLVENEEDVANLEVKDPGKLSYVTQTTLSMDDTARVIDALRAKFPEIQGPRKDDICYATQNRQDAVKQLAGDCDLMLVVGSPNSSNSNRLRELAERMGTPAYLIDEASQIDPAWLEGKTSVGVTAGASAPEVLVNEVITRLRELGGSVPEEIAGREENIVFSMPRELRIEATEID, from the coding sequence ATGCAGATCCGACTCGCCAATCCCCGAGGTTTTTGTGCCGGCGTGGACCGCGCCATCGAAATTGTAAACCGGGCGCTGGACGTTTTCGGGGCGCCTATCTACGTTAGGCACGAGGTGGTCCACAACAAATTTGTCGTGGATAACCTGCGCAACCGTGGCGCCGTTTTCGTGGACGAGCTGGACGAAGTGCCGGACGACAAACTCGTTATCTTCAGCGCCCACGGCGTTTCCCAGGCGGTACAGAATGAAGCTGCCCGCCGCGGCCTGAAAGTCTTCGACGCGACTTGCCCGCTGGTTACCAAAGTCCACCTCGAAGTCATGCGCTACAGTCGCGATGGCAGGGAATGCGTGCTGATCGGCCACCACGGCCATCCGGAAGTAGAAGGCACCATGGGGCAGTACGACCATAGCAATGGTGGCGAAATCTACCTCGTCGAAAACGAGGAGGACGTGGCTAACCTGGAGGTTAAAGACCCCGGTAAGCTCTCCTACGTTACCCAGACCACCCTGTCCATGGACGATACCGCCCGCGTCATTGACGCGCTCCGCGCAAAGTTCCCGGAGATCCAGGGCCCTCGCAAGGACGATATCTGCTACGCCACCCAGAACCGCCAGGATGCCGTGAAGCAGTTAGCGGGCGATTGTGATTTGATGCTGGTTGTGGGTTCTCCGAACAGCTCCAACTCGAACCGCTTGCGTGAGCTCGCCGAGAGAATGGGCACGCCGGCCTATCTGATTGATGAGGCCTCACAGATCGATCCCGCCTGGCTGGAAGGGAAGACTTCGGTTGGGGTTACTGCGGGAGCCTCTGCCCCCGAGGTTCTGGTGAATGAAGTTATTACCCGTCTGCGAGAGCTTGGCGGCAGCGTTCCGGAGGAAATTGCCGGGCGTGAGGAGAATATTGTGTTCTCTATGCCGCGGGAGCTGCGGATAGAGGCTACAGAAATAGATTAA
- a CDS encoding GspH/FimT family pseudopilin — translation MTTKRKNAGFTLVELMVVIALIAITAAVAVPGFRGLIEANRQTSAANSVIGILNFARSEAVRRGEPVQVLPVGGAYNNGLRVVLASDVNTVIRRIEPMPGSVTLSRTGGVDPTFSGNGMKQNGASTVYQVCPGNGEAGVSVVVNAGGQTSRDQVAPACS, via the coding sequence ATGACGACAAAACGAAAAAACGCCGGGTTTACGCTGGTTGAGCTGATGGTAGTCATCGCTTTGATTGCGATTACAGCTGCTGTTGCCGTCCCTGGGTTTCGCGGGTTGATTGAAGCAAATCGCCAGACATCTGCGGCAAACAGTGTTATCGGGATTCTCAATTTTGCGCGCTCAGAGGCTGTGCGCAGGGGCGAGCCGGTTCAGGTCTTACCCGTGGGCGGAGCCTACAATAATGGCTTGCGAGTTGTCTTGGCTTCCGATGTCAATACGGTCATCCGCAGGATCGAACCAATGCCAGGGAGTGTGACCTTGTCGCGAACGGGAGGGGTCGACCCCACTTTTAGCGGTAATGGGATGAAGCAGAACGGTGCTTCAACGGTTTATCAGGTTTGCCCAGGAAACGGAGAGGCCGGTGTGTCAGTGGTTGTGAATGCTGGCGGACAGACTTCCCGCGATCAGGTTGCCCCGGCATGTTCTTAA
- the pilV gene encoding type IV pilus modification protein PilV, which produces MSDLNRHRRASSGFTMIEVLIALIIMAIGLLGVAGLQTVSMQQTAAADSRSVAIMHTQTMAEYIRSIRGMPAAGEVEDWESQLKNDLGPGSTGSVEANGGNAAVISVQWVERMNRLDPGAGSAEGGESGEKEEVTGSFSLNVRYRE; this is translated from the coding sequence ATGAGTGATTTGAATCGGCATAGAAGAGCTTCTTCCGGCTTTACGATGATTGAAGTGCTGATTGCACTGATCATTATGGCGATTGGTTTGCTTGGCGTTGCCGGGTTGCAGACGGTGTCAATGCAGCAGACTGCAGCAGCTGATAGTCGCTCAGTTGCCATCATGCACACCCAGACGATGGCGGAATACATCCGTTCCATTCGTGGCATGCCCGCCGCTGGCGAAGTTGAGGACTGGGAGTCTCAGTTGAAGAACGACTTGGGACCAGGAAGTACTGGGTCAGTTGAGGCAAATGGCGGCAATGCCGCTGTGATTTCCGTGCAGTGGGTTGAGAGAATGAACCGACTGGATCCCGGCGCAGGATCTGCGGAAGGTGGTGAGTCAGGCGAGAAAGAAGAAGTCACCGGGTCCTTCAGCTTAAATGTGAGGTACAGAGAATGA
- a CDS encoding PilW family protein, with the protein MTFQRQAGLSIVELMVALVLATLLTVGLFQIFNSNNLSFRITEATARTQEYGRIASEILGREIRGAGYFGCNIENVVNNLDDTDEAFDADAHEFDIDAPISSRNAERPAGAVAGTHFIRFSGMENNGNEISTMGPETSASLEVNERGGLQVNDIIAISDCTGTDIFQISNIQQGGGGGAEITVVSNSGEDDPGNNFLDNGCTNCLSNSYGAGAQILRPYNRTLYVGTSNVTGERALMRLVPNQAPVELVEGVFDMRVRMGTSNTANNPVNNWTESTGAVNWNNVRAVEVSLLVRGGDNNLFDGAQSLCFPRWADCAGGPNFQAPDNRLYRVYNFTMNVRNASR; encoded by the coding sequence ATGACGTTTCAGCGACAGGCAGGTTTGTCGATCGTCGAGCTGATGGTCGCGCTTGTGTTGGCAACCCTGTTGACGGTTGGTCTGTTCCAGATTTTTAACTCCAATAATCTGTCATTTCGGATTACGGAGGCGACTGCACGCACACAGGAATATGGGCGAATCGCCTCAGAAATTCTGGGCCGTGAAATTCGAGGCGCCGGATACTTCGGCTGTAACATCGAAAACGTCGTTAACAATCTCGACGACACTGACGAAGCGTTCGATGCCGATGCCCATGAATTCGACATCGACGCCCCTATCTCATCCAGGAATGCGGAACGCCCAGCTGGAGCCGTTGCAGGCACTCATTTTATTCGGTTCTCCGGCATGGAAAACAACGGCAATGAGATTTCGACTATGGGGCCCGAAACGTCCGCATCTCTCGAAGTGAATGAGCGTGGTGGTTTGCAAGTCAACGATATCATTGCAATTTCCGATTGCACCGGTACGGATATTTTCCAGATTTCAAATATCCAGCAGGGTGGTGGCGGTGGCGCTGAAATTACCGTGGTCTCAAACAGCGGAGAAGATGATCCGGGCAATAACTTTTTGGACAACGGCTGCACGAACTGTCTCTCTAATAGTTATGGGGCAGGTGCTCAGATTCTGCGCCCATACAACCGGACGCTGTACGTCGGGACCAGTAATGTGACCGGTGAGAGAGCACTCATGAGGCTTGTGCCTAACCAGGCGCCAGTGGAGTTGGTAGAGGGAGTGTTCGATATGCGGGTCAGAATGGGCACCTCTAACACTGCGAACAACCCGGTGAATAACTGGACCGAGTCAACAGGTGCCGTCAACTGGAACAATGTACGGGCTGTCGAGGTAAGTTTGCTTGTGCGAGGGGGCGATAATAACCTTTTCGATGGAGCGCAATCGCTTTGTTTCCCGCGCTGGGCAGACTGTGCTGGCGGCCCCAATTTCCAGGCACCCGATAACCGGCTGTACCGGGTTTACAACTTCACCATGAACGTCCGAAACGCGTCACGCTAG
- a CDS encoding pilus assembly PilX family protein, protein MNISIKTQSGVALMMSLVILLIMSILGASSMQGSIMQERMSTASRESALALEAAEAGLREAEAILGNLKNMDNFGNADGTGNKNGWYHIGYAPPVFDDGTWDNEGGEVLSANAVDGITPRYFIEYRGLVSLNVGGAEGSVRNLNYQGRGDAAGGSSSLSADAETVRVVVMANGPSGQSRKMIESFYFFDPDQVAAGGNEG, encoded by the coding sequence ATGAACATATCAATCAAAACACAAAGCGGCGTCGCACTGATGATGTCGCTAGTTATTTTGCTGATCATGTCGATACTCGGCGCCTCTTCCATGCAAGGGTCGATAATGCAGGAACGGATGTCCACAGCGTCAAGAGAAAGCGCTCTCGCATTGGAGGCCGCCGAGGCCGGTTTGCGGGAGGCGGAGGCCATTCTGGGTAATCTCAAAAATATGGACAACTTTGGCAATGCAGACGGAACCGGTAACAAGAATGGTTGGTATCACATTGGTTACGCGCCCCCGGTTTTCGATGATGGAACCTGGGATAACGAGGGGGGCGAAGTGCTCAGCGCCAACGCCGTCGATGGAATTACGCCGAGGTACTTTATTGAATACCGCGGACTGGTGAGTCTCAACGTTGGCGGTGCTGAGGGATCTGTCCGCAACTTGAACTACCAAGGGCGGGGGGACGCCGCTGGCGGATCCAGTTCCCTGTCCGCAGATGCGGAAACAGTGAGGGTTGTCGTTATGGCCAATGGCCCCTCAGGACAAAGTCGAAAAATGATCGAAAGCTTCTATTTCTTCGATCCGGATCAGGTTGCCGCGGGAGGTAACGAAGGATGA